cggcgccggacaaaacaactaaactaaacgccccacaaccttgaaaattgacagcacaacctctcatccatgcctctatgttcatacaacaaaaagaaaagaaaaataaagtcctagccacagcaacgcgtggccgggcacagctagatattttatgttttgctgaagtaaatccCACATTTGCTCACAACGGGAGGAGCATACCTTGCAGACCCCTCTCTGCTTCTCTTCCAGGCCGGCCCGTCAAGGGGAGGAACCCGTCCCAGCAGAGGACCAGGCTGCCGCCCTTGGCGGAGGCCCCGCTGGAGGTGCTGGGCTCGGCCCTGCGCCCGGGGGGCTCCTCGTGGCTGGCCAGGACCACCGCCAGCCACCTGCCCACGCCGCTGCCCTCCCGCCCGGCCTCCCCGGTCACCTTCATCTTCAGCAGCAAGCGGGACGGGCACCTGCCGCCCCTCCGGGTCTTGATGGACGCGGCCTCCCTCCTGCTGGAGCCCCCCGCCGGGCACCCCACGCCCCCCGTGGCCCCCGGCCGGACGCCCCGCGGGACCCCCCAGCGCGGGCGGGTGCAGGACGCCTCCTTCCAGGACCCCCGCGGACTCTTCCTGCGCCCGCTCCGGGAACAGGCCCCGCTGCCCTGGCCGCAGGGGGGGCCCCGGGCCACGCCCTTCAGGCCCCCCCCCTGAGAGGGGCCTCCGGGGTCCGGCAGGTGGGTCCCAGGGAAAGCGGGGTCTGCGGGAGAGGAACAACAGTCgagatctatatctatatctataaaagagtgatggcatcacggtgacgcacaaaacaacaaaactacaggccccccaacctcgaaatttgacaacacaacccatcacccacgcctctaggttcatacaacaaacagaaaagaaaaataaagtcctaattagagggagaggaataattgcttttatccaattgctgccagttagaaggctaagctccgcccacttggtctcctagcaacccactcagcccaggggacaggcagagttaggcctcacttaggcctcttccacactgcctataaactacagattatctgatttgcactggattatatggcagtgtagactcaaggcccttccacacagctatataacccatttataatcttatattatctgctttgaactggattatcttgagtccacactgccatataataaaataataataatgataataataataatacttgccgCTCCTTCAACTCAACAGTCAGGAAATATGAGtgatatcaaataataataataacaaattaataataataataatttatgtcaCTCCTACTCGACAGTCAGGAAATATGAGTGATatcaaataataatcatcatcatcatcaccatcatcatcatacttGCCACTCCTTCAACTCAACAGTCAGGAAATATGAGtgatagcaaataataataataataataattgccactCCTTCAACTCAACGTAACAGGAAATATGAGtgatacctaataataataataataataataataataataataataataataataataataataatacttgccaCTCCTTCAACTCAACAGTCAGGAAACATGAatgatatcaaataataataataataatagtaataataataataataattgccaatcCTTCAACTCAACAGTCGGGAAATATGAGTGatagcaaataataaaataataataataataatagccactcCTTCTACTCAACAGTCAGGAAATATGAgtgatacataataataataataataataataatctcacggcccgcttctttctctctctctctctctctctctctctttctttctttctttctcagggAAGAGCGGCCTGAAGAATAAATATCCCGAAAGGAACCTTGTCTGCACTCTCTATGTTTTTCCTAGCTCTGCGGCGCGGAAGGGACGGAAGGCGGGGCGGCGGGCGGGGCTGGGTTTCCGCTTCCGGGAAGGCGCCGGGCAAGATGGCGGCGATGGCGGGGGCGGCGGGGGCGGCGGGGCTGTTCCCGGGCGAGGGCTGGGAGGCGGCGCTGGGCCGGATGCGGGAGCGGGCCTCTCCCCGGGGCCCCCCGGGCGCCTCCCCGGCCCTGCCCCGCGCCCTGCTCCTCGGCCTCGGCGCAGAGCTCCTCCTCTGGGACCCCGACGGCGCCGCCCTCTGCGTCCTCGCCCTCCGCGCCTCCGCCCAAGGCGAGCCCGGCACACAAGGCCGCGCCCAGGTACCCGCCGGCA
This genomic window from Anolis carolinensis isolate JA03-04 unplaced genomic scaffold, rAnoCar3.1.pri scaffold_7, whole genome shotgun sequence contains:
- the LOC134293132 gene encoding proline-rich proteoglycan 2-like isoform X2 encodes the protein MSLPPGDHRGLRGSPSTTMTGNKRRRHHHHHHHHRDIVTWSLLVESRAGPARQGEEPVPAEDQAAALGGGPAGGAGLGPAPGGLLVAGQDHRQPPAHAAALPPGLPGHLHLQQQAGRAPAAPPGLDGRGLPPAGAPRRAPHAPRGPRPDAPRDPPARAGAGRLLPGPPRTLPAPAPGTGPAALAAGGAPGHALQAPPLRGASGVRQGRAA
- the LOC134293132 gene encoding proline-rich proteoglycan 2-like isoform X1, with protein sequence MSLPPGDHRGLRGSPSTTMTGNKRRRHHHHHHHHRDIVTWSLLVESRAGPARQGEEPVPAEDQAAALGGGPAGGAGLGPAPGGLLVAGQDHRQPPAHAAALPPGLPGHLHLQQQAGRAPAAPPGLDGRGLPPAGAPRRAPHAPRGPRPDAPRDPPARAGAGRLLPGPPRTLPAPAPGTGPAALAAGGAPGHALQAPPLRGASGVRQVGPRESGVCGRGTTVEIYIYIYKRVMASR
- the LOC134293132 gene encoding uncharacterized protein LOC134293132 isoform X3 → MSLPPGDHRGLRGSPSTTMTGRPVKGRNPSQQRTRLPPLAEAPLEVLGSALRPGGSSWLARTTASHLPTPLPSRPASPVTFIFSSKRDGHLPPLRVLMDAASLLLEPPAGHPTPPVAPGRTPRGTPQRGRVQDASFQDPRGLFLRPLREQAPLPWPQGGPRATPFRPPP